The Montipora capricornis isolate CH-2021 chromosome 3, ASM3666992v2, whole genome shotgun sequence genome includes the window ATTTTGAAGTTAGGGTTATAGGGTTATTAtcgttttgcaaaaaaaaaagagcacgGAAACCCCTCATTTTTGatggttttattcactcgtaataggtacacggttttaaggaaaaaaagtttGGATGGGAGAAGTTCTggtatttacatataaatgacgtgaaactgcatttggagcccgACGCTGAGTGCAAAGTGATGACTGTAACGGTccaatttgatttcatttctttGCACGATTGAACAATTTGAGatcactttacttaaagatCATAGCCCGGAAAAGCAAgtaggttcaagttttcagtaatatttagTAGCTTTtactacataacaacaattttttccGGTTGAcctagtttcgaacgcttctcgcgtaattcggtgaaaaaacacttagaatgaagggcatacagcgcgaaaacaagcacggtgaccacATCttcttattgcatttttttaatgtcctgtgtatgaatatcagttgtgccaagtttgaaaaattctGGATATTAAGTCATTTTCAAGGAAATTaccttaacagattttactctgtctaacgtcagacgattttaatcgtcaatagggaaccctTTATAAGAGAAAGGGTGAAGCTCCGTTGGACTTATTTCCTGTATACTTGTTAGCTTGCCGGAAAAGTAGAAACCAAGCTTACAAAAGGCCATGAGTACAAGCAGAATTGTACTAACCATTTCCAATGATCCCAAATTTTACTGTCACACACCCTTGAATATTGCTTTCTTCTTTTCTGATGTAAAATATCCGCCATGTTGGCATATCCAATATTGCTGAAACAGTTCTGGCAAAGGTTTTCCTACCAAAAAACACAAACAGTAAACCTATGGTATAGACTATAACAATTTAAAGAGCCCTACGATTGAACCTTAAAAAACGCCCCACCTGGGGCAAGCGGTGGCCATTTAATAATCTCGACACTCAAAATGTCGACAGATGCTGCAATATTTGTATCCCAACTATCAAGTAGCAACGTACGTTCAACTCTTCTCTACGCCTCAGAGacgtggagaaccaacaagaagTTGGAGAGCAAACTTCGGGGCTTCGAAGGGAGATGCTTACGGAGAATATTGAAAGTCAGTTGGCAAGAAAAGGTGTGCAATGAGAAGATCTGGAGGCGCACAGGGGTGAATAACATCGTTCTGGAGCTGAAAAGAATACGGTGGACGTGGCTTGGCCATGTCCTTCGCATGAAGAAAGCCGGCACCCGCTCGAGGCGCTGTCTTGGGCGCCCCCTGGGAAGAGGCACCGCGGTAGACCACTCGGCACTTGGCGGAGGACCATCGAGGACGAGATGAAAACAGCTGGGAAGACGTGGAACGAGCTGCGGTGGCTGGCCCAGGACCGGTCTGAATGGAAGAAGTTTGTCGGTTCCTTGTGCTCCCCCAGCGGGGCTCCGAGGATTGACCTGACCTGATCAAGTAGCAAGTGTATTACGGCTTTAAGTCCCAGAGTCTCTGTATCCAATTCAGGATGCGTTCGATCATCCGGAACtgataagaatacgtggagtgatgatttaaaacggcatgtttggcgttttgaggaaacaaagataataaagaaatgtttaaaatatagtaattttagcaggtgttttaccattttaatgtgaatctctgtaaaaacgaaggattatTAACTTCTATTgcatgtattcctatttcggaatacggtcaatcgaacgcatcctCAATTTCAATTGATAACTAATGCGTCATAACGCCGTCATAACGAGTTCATCATGCCTACCGTGAAAATCCAGCTCCTTGTACATATTGCAGAGACTTCTCCACATACAAAGATTTTACGGGTTTGATAGTACCGCAGGCAAGACGCGCTGAACCACCGTTTTTTGCATGAACTACGATTCCTCGTCCAACAACTGTGGAAACAAATCCAGAAATAGGAAGTTTCAAACGGAACAACGAGACAGTGACTATAGGGATATTAAGTCGTTTAAGCCATCTGTCAAGTCCCTTTGTCCTTGGAGGGTCCTAATAAAAGGCTTTTGGTTTCTGAAGTCTCCAAGCCAAATGTATTTCTTATATTTCACGGTGCTATTTATTTAGCACTTCTCTTTTCAAAAACTCTTTAAGCTATCGTGGATATGTAGTTATTTATCTTTCTTTCCctcgctttgtgttggctacgtctaattacttcgagttttaattggtttaccagattgtctccgtcctttttgattggccaaagtaattactttggttttggttttacgatactcgattgaaactcgctctataatTAGTTATTTGGCAAgtttgaatgaataaataaacgtAGAGATGAAAATGTAACATTCACTCAATTTAATATCACCAAGGGATCCCCACATGATAATGTTCGTATAGCTGTGATTAATTAATCGATCGTGGCTGTTCGGTCAAATAAAAAGCTGGTCGGGGTCagtgtttttatggcgattcggaccgttgctttgtgattcGAGAGCAATTAGTGGGACGAGATCGCCGAGAGTTACCAGCCTTaactttcttctctttatgaggggaaatgataGCCAACGACATtctaaaaattcgaaagccacaaacccgtctaaaacggatacagtttgccctccgattgcacagaaaagacaaggacaactgtacgtagatgTTATTGAAGTTTATTTCTGCACTTACAGCTtcttttagcatttataagctcaaagttaatttttccatacaaagtctataaatcgtataccgagcttgggctgcctgtgattgAGCAGCTAATAAACGCTCAACTTAACCTGTCGTCAGCAGTTGTAGAAACAAAACTTCtcattttcgtttcttttttgctcAAGATGATCTTACCTGACATTTCTCCGAACAATGGAAGATCAGGATCAGTGAAGAACTGCTTTCCGAAACCAACATTCAACCGAGCATGCTTCCCAGAGAGATCCCCAACTTCACAACGCATCATGTTGTTAGAAAGACAAGAGGTTTTGTAGGTTCCCTGAAAACCGAAGAAATATTGCAGACCTTTTCTTAAATCGATGGTATCAGACACTAAGCAATGCACTTTAACACATATCGCTTCTCACacgtttcttttcttctacCGTACTTGGCCAGCTAATAATAAGAGCACAAAAAAGAAAGGCATTCAATACTTACGGACAAGTAGACGTGGTATGGGTTATAATGAGGTCCAAGACTCTTACATCTCTTTCCCATTTCAGCAAAGGTGTCATTTCCTTCAGGGTTCACATGCACATGCCATGGATGATCCACGCTCTGATAATGGAAAGAAAATCATTTCATACTTTTTTGGTTCAGCCGTTCTATTGAAGCCCTTTATTCATTTGTCTTCCAGGCTACTTTATGACTAGATTCACTATCTGTTTTTTTCACAAACGTGGAAAAGGAACTTTGATTCGTTCATTGTCTGAAGCCTTTCTGTCTATTTCAATAGTAATTTTCGTAGTAGTTAAACGGATTCATGTCATCGAACCTATAACCTGTGTTCATTGTGAAGCCTCACGTGGATAGTTGAAATATtaacttattttttttctcaaggaaCCATGaatatttttacctttttgctgGAATTGGAGGCATAGCCCAAATCAATGTAAATCGACGTCTCTTCAGATTCTATGAACTTTTCGTGGGACTTCTGctgaatctgaaaaaaaaagcatcaaTAATAAATCAATTCAAAGTCCGGAGAGGAAGAAGTTGGTATAATATGAGATATCTTTTGTTGTCTTAACTTTGAAAGGTCGAAACGAAACTTGACTAATGCAACATGTCAAGTAGGACGCCGTTAGACATGTGCATTTTTAACTTTGCTGAAGAAGGCAACAGTAGTAGCCGAAACGTCCAGAACAATATATTTTTAGCCAGTGTCAACTGGCTACACACCGAATATTCTTAACACCAAGTCTCATTTTCACTTCTAATATAATAAGGAGTGACTCCCCTCAGCAgctgatttataattttttttttaaccactcTCTTCTTTTCTCGGTTAATATTATGTTGTACAGCAAAAGCTTTAAGAGCAAGTTCCAGATATTTTAAGGATTTTCAATCAAACATATCGCAAATCTGCCATGACACATAACAGCTCACCAAAAGAATGTAACCCTTCAGAGCAGGGCCCTTGAAAGTCACTTTGGTCTTCATGACAAACATCTCATGATTCAGCACGGCTGGATTGTCTGCACACACCCATCTGCCGCTTCCCataactttcattttgtggATAACGATTGATCGTCCATGGATGCTGTTCTTGCCAAACAAAGGCAGGTTGAAGTCAACGTGTCTCTTATTGTAATATGTGACATTGTGAAATGATCCATATTTTCCACTTAGGTCGCCGATTTCATATTCATCATTTGTCCCTAAAAAGAAATGGGTGGAAACGACGAGATAAAAGTGAGCTTTCACACACACTTCCCTTCAGATAAATTGCAAAATCCTTGGTTGATAGGAACGCATGAAATTGAAAACATTAGGCTGTCCGAATTGAATGGTGAAATTGAAGGCATGCAGATTACGTCGTAAACACGAACAACGCTTTCCTGGATTTCAAAGCACTTAACTCATTTAtccttcagaaaaaaataaaaaaaatgtttgcctttAAAGATACTGGTCTATCTTTTAAGAGTACACTTCAGGCGGAGTCTCCTATTCATCCTATGGAAGTTGTGACAAAGAAATATCGAAAGGAAAACAATTCTGCTTTATACCAGTTCCAGGAGAAGgacttgatttcacatcaacGCCAAAAGGATTCCAATGTCCACCCAGGTAGCCACCTGCACATGTTCCACTTCCGTTGAATTTCATCTCCCATGGCATAGGATAGTTGTGCACGTGGTATCCTTcagctttcctttttaaaccaGTCAAGCTTATCTCTGTTGTGGTAGGATCAAAAGGAGACCGTTGAGTAAACTTGAAATAACCATCGATACCGTCATGTACACTGGCCGTGAAGGTCGCTTTTACAACCATTGGTTTCACCTTCATTATACTGGCACATGCAAAAGGTCTTTTTGGATCTACTTTTGAGAACAGTACGATCTTTTTTCCGATGACATTG containing:
- the LOC138043022 gene encoding uncharacterized protein isoform X3, producing MFCRVFLRTLCLTVFISSRCLMQCSLATNHQLQALFSMSGIKGGVKFFQGHNDGPTNIMVDLEGVNETLAWSIRQLPMVYNGNAAMSCHEGEVGALYDPTMAAKSSNYSTSCTLSSNSRFQDCAVGDLAGMLGKLNANNSKGNFTHQSMMIPITGPNSIMAKTLVLYSGDMPKACALITPKEVMVTAKAVFKYPVAGYVYFRQVVTSSDTDTSLFVNLFYVNSALLSSQFTWQINQGTVSCQIPGEIFNPNSINGQNCSKEKQENCLIGDLSSKHGDVTVSMATKEMSKTKVAFTDTNLPLSGANNVIGKKIVLFSKVDPKRPFACASIMKVKPMVVKATFTASVHDGIDGYFKFTQRSPFDPTTTEISLTGLKRKAEGYHVHNYPMPWEMKFNGSGTCAGGYLGGHWNPFGVDVKSSPSPGTGTNDEYEIGDLSGKYGSFHNVTYYNKRHVDFNLPLFGKNSIHGRSIVIHKMKVMGSGRWVCADNPAVLNHEMFVMKTKVTFKGPALKGYILLIQQKSHEKFIESEETSIYIDLGYASNSSKKSVDHPWHVHVNPEGNDTFAEMGKRCKSLGPHYNPYHVYLSGTYKTSCLSNNMMRCEVGDLSGKHARLNVGFGKQFFTDPDLPLFGEMSVVGRGIVVHAKNGGSARLACGTIKPVKSLYVEKSLQYVQGAGFSRKTFARTVSAILDMPTWRIFYIRKEESNIQGCVTVKFGIIGNEKQVREPSQAFDFILRSSPAQLKEFQPSDDCRPSSSTKDSPRPLPNKARTNQWSSFVIFNTMVIIALANQR
- the LOC138043022 gene encoding uncharacterized protein isoform X1 gives rise to the protein MPFPAFLRTVCFMIFLSTGCLMQCSLATNHQLQALFSMSGIKGGVKFFQGHNDGPTNIMVDLEGVNETLAWSIRQLPMVYNGNAAMSCHEGEVGALYDPTMAAKSSNYSTSCTLSSNSRFQDCAVGDLAGMLGKLNANNSKGNFTHQSMMIPITGPNSIMAKTLVLYSGDMPKACALITPKEVMVTAKAVFKYPVAGYVYFRQVVTSSDTDTSLFVNLFYVNSALLSSQFTWQINQGTVSCQIPGEIFNPNSINGQNCSKEKQENCLIGDLSSKHGDVTVSMATKEMSKTKVAFTDTNLPLSGANNVIGKKIVLFSKVDPKRPFACASIMKVKPMVVKATFTASVHDGIDGYFKFTQRSPFDPTTTEISLTGLKRKAEGYHVHNYPMPWEMKFNGSGTCAGGYLGGHWNPFGVDVKSSPSPGTGTNDEYEIGDLSGKYGSFHNVTYYNKRHVDFNLPLFGKNSIHGRSIVIHKMKVMGSGRWVCADNPAVLNHEMFVMKTKVTFKGPALKGYILLIQQKSHEKFIESEETSIYIDLGYASNSSKKSVDHPWHVHVNPEGNDTFAEMGKRCKSLGPHYNPYHVYLSGTYKTSCLSNNMMRCEVGDLSGKHARLNVGFGKQFFTDPDLPLFGEMSVVGRGIVVHAKNGGSARLACGTIKPVKSLYVEKSLQYVQGAGFSRKTFARTVSAILDMPTWRIFYIRKEESNIQGCVTVKFGIIGNEKQVREPSQAFDFILRSSPAQLKEFQPSDDCRPSSSTKDSPRPLPNKARTNQWSSFVIFNTMVIIALANQR
- the LOC138043022 gene encoding uncharacterized protein isoform X2, yielding MSLDIFLKSFGFMVFLLSGCLMQCSLATNHQLQALFSMSGIKGGVKFFQGHNDGPTNIMVDLEGVNETLAWSIRQLPMVYNGNAAMSCHEGEVGALYDPTMAAKSSNYSTSCTLSSNSRFQDCAVGDLAGMLGKLNANNSKGNFTHQSMMIPITGPNSIMAKTLVLYSGDMPKACALITPKEVMVTAKAVFKYPVAGYVYFRQVVTSSDTDTSLFVNLFYVNSALLSSQFTWQINQGTVSCQIPGEIFNPNSINGQNCSKEKQENCLIGDLSSKHGDVTVSMATKEMSKTKVAFTDTNLPLSGANNVIGKKIVLFSKVDPKRPFACASIMKVKPMVVKATFTASVHDGIDGYFKFTQRSPFDPTTTEISLTGLKRKAEGYHVHNYPMPWEMKFNGSGTCAGGYLGGHWNPFGVDVKSSPSPGTGTNDEYEIGDLSGKYGSFHNVTYYNKRHVDFNLPLFGKNSIHGRSIVIHKMKVMGSGRWVCADNPAVLNHEMFVMKTKVTFKGPALKGYILLIQQKSHEKFIESEETSIYIDLGYASNSSKKSVDHPWHVHVNPEGNDTFAEMGKRCKSLGPHYNPYHVYLSGTYKTSCLSNNMMRCEVGDLSGKHARLNVGFGKQFFTDPDLPLFGEMSVVGRGIVVHAKNGGSARLACGTIKPVKSLYVEKSLQYVQGAGFSRKTFARTVSAILDMPTWRIFYIRKEESNIQGCVTVKFGIIGNEKQVREPSQAFDFILRSSPAQLKEFQPSDDCRPSSSTKDSPRPLPNKARTNQWSSFVIFNTMVIIALANQR
- the LOC138043022 gene encoding uncharacterized protein isoform X4, with protein sequence MQCSLATNHQLQALFSMSGIKGGVKFFQGHNDGPTNIMVDLEGVNETLAWSIRQLPMVYNGNAAMSCHEGEVGALYDPTMAAKSSNYSTSCTLSSNSRFQDCAVGDLAGMLGKLNANNSKGNFTHQSMMIPITGPNSIMAKTLVLYSGDMPKACALITPKEVMVTAKAVFKYPVAGYVYFRQVVTSSDTDTSLFVNLFYVNSALLSSQFTWQINQGTVSCQIPGEIFNPNSINGQNCSKEKQENCLIGDLSSKHGDVTVSMATKEMSKTKVAFTDTNLPLSGANNVIGKKIVLFSKVDPKRPFACASIMKVKPMVVKATFTASVHDGIDGYFKFTQRSPFDPTTTEISLTGLKRKAEGYHVHNYPMPWEMKFNGSGTCAGGYLGGHWNPFGVDVKSSPSPGTGTNDEYEIGDLSGKYGSFHNVTYYNKRHVDFNLPLFGKNSIHGRSIVIHKMKVMGSGRWVCADNPAVLNHEMFVMKTKVTFKGPALKGYILLIQQKSHEKFIESEETSIYIDLGYASNSSKKSVDHPWHVHVNPEGNDTFAEMGKRCKSLGPHYNPYHVYLSGTYKTSCLSNNMMRCEVGDLSGKHARLNVGFGKQFFTDPDLPLFGEMSVVGRGIVVHAKNGGSARLACGTIKPVKSLYVEKSLQYVQGAGFSRKTFARTVSAILDMPTWRIFYIRKEESNIQGCVTVKFGIIGNEKQVREPSQAFDFILRSSPAQLKEFQPSDDCRPSSSTKDSPRPLPNKARTNQWSSFVIFNTMVIIALANQR